The DNA sequence CGGACGCGGTCCTGCAGCGCGGACTTCGTCGCGAAGTAGTGCTCCATCGACGTCCAGCGGCCCTCGGCCCAGCCGGGCACGGTGCGGTGCTGCCCGGCGCCGGAGACCGACGTGTGCACGAACTGCGGCACACCCGCCTGGCCGGCGGCGTCGATCAGGTTGCGGCCCTGGATCCACTCGGAGTCACCTTCGAGGTCGGCCAGGTCCGGCATCTGCACGGAAAACACGCCCCGCACGCCTTGCACGGCGGGCCGAAGCGAGTCGAGGTCGTAGAGGTCGCCGACGACGAGTTCGGCGCCGAGCGCGCGGATGTCCTCGGCGCGGGCGGGGTCGCGGACGAGCGCCCGGACGGGGATGCCCGCCTTCAGGAGGGCGCGGGCGGTGGCGCCGCCTTGCTTGCCGGTGGCGCCGGTGACCAGGACTGGGGACACGGGGGACTCCTTCGGTCACGAAGTGGCGGGGCCCGCCACTTCGTGACCGCTACACTAGCCATTAACTGGCGGACCCCGCCACTTACGTCCGGGAGGTGGTCCGTGCCGCGGTCCGACGCCCGCCGCAACTACGCGCGCATCCTCGAAGTCGCCGAGGCCGAGGTCGCCGCGCACGGTGCGGGCGCGTCCCTGGAACAGATCGCCCGTACCGCGGGAGTCGGCTCGGCCACCGTCCGCCGCCACTTCCCGAGCCGGCGGGCACTGCTGGAGGCGGTCTTCCACGGCCAGATCGACGCGCTGGCCGCCCAGGCCCGCGAACTGGCGGGCGCCCCGGACCCCCGGACGGCCTTGCTCGACTGGCTCACCGCGTTGACGACCTACTCGGCGACGGCCCGCGGCCTGGCGACCGCGCTGGTCCGCGAGTCTTCGGCGGAGGACGCCCGCACCTGCTCGGTGACGATGACCGCGGCGGGCGATCCGCTGGTGCGGCGCGCGGCCGAGGCGGGGGCGGTGGGCCCGGAGGTGACGATCGCGGACTTGATCGCGCTGGTGACCGGAATCGTGCTGGCGACGGAGAACCACCGCGATCCGGCGGGGGAGGCGCAGCGGTTGCTGGCGTTGGCGGTGCGGGGGATCAGCCCGGATCGCTGAGTGCCCGTGAAGGGGCCCTCCGCGGCATTCGCGCCCGCCGCGGACCCGCTCACCCGACGTCTTGAATGACTCATTCAGGAGCTCCGAAGACCTGAATGAGTCATTCAGGACGCTGGCCGCTCGCGTCTCCCAGCCAGTGGTGCAGTGCCCACCACGACCGGACCGCGTCCAGGACCCGGCCGCCGCTGTTTTCCGGCAGGGCCAGCGGGGTCAGCTCGGCCAGGCGGTCCAGGCGGTAGCGGACCGTGTTCGGGTGCAGGTGCAGGGCTTCCGCCGTGGTGCGCAGGCGCTGGCCGTGGTCGAGGTACGCCAGTGCCGTCGCCGCCAGCTCGCGGTGGAACGGGTTCGCCGGGTCCAGCGACCCGAGCAGCGACGTCGTGAGCAGGTCGGCGAGCAGTGGCTGCGCGGCCAGCGCGAGACCGCCCGCCAGTGCCGTGAGGTCGTGGCGGCCGGGGCCGGCCGAGCGAGCCGCCGCCGTGCAGAGGCCGTGGACTTCCCGCAGCCCGGGCAGCGCAACCGCGGGCGCGACGACGAGCGCCGCGTCGGCGCCCGGCTCGACCGAGGGCGCGCGGGCCGCCAAGCCGGTGAGCCGGCCCTCGACCAGGCCGTAGACCCCGCCGAACTCCAGCAGTGCCTGTTCCAAGGTGCGGGCCCGCGCGGGATCGCTCACGTCGGAAACCACGCAGTGGTACCGGCCTTCGGGACGCAGGCCCGCCTGCCGCAGCTCCTCCGGTGTCGGCGGTGTCCCGGCGAGCAGCAGCGTGCGCAGCAGCTGGGTCCGCGCGTCGCGGACCGTGCGCGACAGCTGGAGCTCGGCGGCGTGGTAGCCCTTGACGATGTGGCGTTCCAGCGCGCCGGTGTAGCGCTCGGCGGCCAGGACCGTCTCGAGGATGAGGTCGTCGGGCAGGCCCGCGGCCCGGCAGCGTTCGACGGCGACGCGCGCGGCGAGCGTGCGGCCCGCCTGGACCCCGCGCAGCAGGTCGGTGAGCGGGACGCCCTGCTCCGCGCGGTCGGCGCCGAGCTTCTCCGCCGTCGTGTAGTCGGCGGTGCCGGGGTTCGTCGTGGCCCGCAGCGCCGCGGAGAGCAGGAACTGGACGTGGCGGCGGTTTTCGGCCTCCGGCAGCCGCGCGACCCCCGGCGACTCGCTGCGCGCGGCGCGCACCAGCTCGTCCAGCACGGTCTCGTCCGCGGCCATCGCGTCGAGCACCTGCCGGAGCAGCGGCAACGCCGGCACCGCACCTCCCGGGGCCCGTTGTGGCACGGCCACAACGCCGCGCGCGCGATGTTGGCCGAGCGGCCCTACCGGAGCTGCTCCGGGGGCCGGTTATCGTGGCGATACCGGACAGTAACCGCTCTACCTCGCGAAAGCCATCGAAGTCCTCGCCGCACCTCTTCAGCGTCGAAAGGTGTTCCCAGTGCGCACTTCCCCGACCCGACGGCGGTCGTACCTCTCGCGCGCGGCGTACGCGCTTTCCGCCGCCACCCTGCTGGCGACCGGCGCCGCGGTGCCGGCGACCGGTGCCCCCGCGGCCCTGCGGGAGGTGATGTTCGTCGGCAACAACTGGGAAGGGACGGCGGACGTCATCCAGTCGCGGGGCACCTTCGCCCGCATCGGGCGCGTGAACATCATCCCGGACAAGGACGACCGGCTGCGGGAGATCTACCTCAACCCGATCAAGCTGGCGTTCTTCCTCGGCATCCGCAACGGCCCCGGCGAAGGCCACGACCAGTTCGTCGACGACATGTACACCACCCCGGACGGCGGTGCGGTGGTGGCGTCACGGCCCAGCTTCGCCGACGTCGTGTCGATCAGCCTCACCACCGGCCGGGTCAACTGGCGCTTCCCGGTGTCGGGCTTCCGCGCCGACCACATGGCCGTCTCGCCGGACGGCCGCCGCGTCGCGGTGTCCGCCTCGACGTCCAACACCGTGCACGTGCTGGACATCGGCACCGGGCAGCAGGTCGGCTCCTTCGCCACCGGTGACAAGCCGCACGAGAACGTGTTCACCGGCGGCGGCCGGTACCTCTGGAACATGTCGATCGGCGAGGTCAACACCGACCTCGACGACCCGGGCTGGGACTTCACCAAGGGGGACCGGCGCATCACCGTCGTCGACGCCGCGACCTTCGCCCAGGTCAAGGTGATCGACATGCGCCAGCGCCTCGACGCCTTCGGCCGGCGCGACCTGTCCGACGCGGTGCGGCCGGTGGCGTTCACGCCGGACGAGTCGAAGCTGTACTTCCAGGTCTCGTTCTTCAACGGTTTCCTGGAGTACGACGTCGCGACGGACAAGATCACGCGGCTCAAGGAGCTCCCGAAGAACCCGGCCACCAGCGACGACCGCACCACCTTCGTCAACGACTCGCGCCACCACGGCCTGTCGATGAGCCCGGCGGGGGACAAGCTGTGCGTCGCGGGGACCATGGACGACTACGCGACGGTCGTCGACCGCGCGACCCTGCAGCAGGGCACGCTGGTCCCGGCGGTGAAGCCGTACTGGGCCACGGTCAGCGGCGACGGCACCGCCTGCGTGATCTCCGAGGCCGGCGCCGACCAGGTCACCGCGATCGACTTCGCCACCGGCCAGAAGCGCGTCTCGGTCCCGGTGGGCGACCACCCGCAGCGGGTCCGGCTCGGGCACGTGCCCGAGGGCTGGACGGGCCCGGCCGCCTGAGCACGGCCGGCGCGGTTCGTCCGCCCGGACGGACCGCGCCGCCCGGCTTCGTCGTCCCGCACCAACGGCGCGGCCCGGAATCCTCCTAACGTCACCGTGATCGGCGACGACGAGGAGGCAGCGGGTGCGGACACTCTTGCGGGGCGGCCGGGTCGTCGACCCGGGCAGCGGGTTCGACGGCGTCGCGGACGTGCTCCTCGGCGACGGCGAGATCGAGGCCGTCGGTGCGGCGCTCGAAGCGCCGGACGCCACCGAGATCGACGTGACCGGGCTCGTCGTCGGGCCCGGGTTCGTGGATCTGCACAGCCACGTGCACTCGATCGCCGGGCAGCGGCTGCAGGCCATGGACGGCGTGACCACCGCGCTCGACCTCGAAGCCGGGCTGATGCCCGTCGAGCGGGCCTACGCCGAGGCCGCCGCGGCCGGGCGGCCGCTGCACTACGGCTTTTCCGCCTCCTGGGGCGCCGCCCGCGCGCAGGTGCTCGCCGGCATCGAGCCCGACGCGGACATCGGCAGCAGCCTGGCCATCCTCGGGAACCCGCGGTGGCAGCGAACCTCTTCCCGGGAGGAACTCGCCGCCTGGTTGTCCCTTTTGGACACCGAGATCGCGAAGGGCGCGCTGGGCATCGGGGTCCTCATGGGGTACGCGCCCGCCACCGACCCCGGCGAGTTCCTCGCCGTCGCGCACCTCGCCGCGAAGGCCGGGGTGCCGACCTACACCCACGTCCGCGAGCTGGTCGAGGTCGACCCGGCGATCCCGGTCGACGGCTCGGTCGAAATCGCCGTCGCGGCCGGGGAAACCGGGGCCGCCATGCACCACTGCCACGTCAACAGCACCTCCGGCCACCACGTCGACCGCGTCCTCGCCACCTTGGACAACGCCCGCCGCGAAGGCTCGCGCGTCACCGTCGAGGCCTACCCGTACGGCGCCGGCAGCACCGCCGTCGGCGCTGCGTTCATCGAGCCGGACCGCTTGCGGTTGAAGGGACTCCGCCCGTCGAGCGTCGTGATCCTCGAGACGGGGGAGCGGGTCCGCGACGAAGCCCGCCTCCGCGAAATCCGGAAGGCGGACCCGGGCGCGCCCTGTCTCCTGGAGTTCCTCGACGAGAACGATCCCCGCGATCGCGGCCTGCTGCACCAGGCGCTCGCCTTCCCCGACGCGATCGTCGCCAGCGACGCCATGCCGGTGTACTGGACGGACGGCCGCGCCGAGAGCACCGAATGGCCGCTGCCGCCGGGCGGCACGACACACCCGCGCACCGCCGGCACCTTCGCGAAGACCCTGCGGCTGATGGTCCGCGAAACCGGTACCTGGAGCTGGCTCGAAGCCTTCCGCCGCTGCTCCTACCTGCCTTCGCGGCTCCTCGACGACGTCGCGCCCGCCGCGCGCGGCAAGGGCCACCTCGCCGCCGGAGCGGACGCCGACGTCGTCGTGCTCGATCCGGACCGGATCACCGACACCGCGACCTACACCGACCCCACCCGGCCGTCGCAGGGTGTCCGGCACCTCTTCGTGGCCGGCGTGCGAGTGATCGGCGAAGGAGAGCTCGACCCGGAAGCGCTTCCCGGCCGGCCGCTGCGGGGTGAGCCGAAGTGATCGAGGACATCGAGGCGCTCGTCCGCTGCGAATCCCCGTCGGAGGACCACGAAGCCGTCGCGCGCAGCGCCGAGGTCGTCGCCGCGATCGGACGGCGGCTCCTCGGGACCGAGCCCGAACGGATCGTCACCGACGGCTGCACGCACCTGCGGTGGCGGTTCGGCGAGCCGCGGGTCCTGCTGCTCGGCCACCACGACACCGTGTGGCCACTGGGTTCTCTGCGCACCCACCCGTTCGAGGTCCGCGACGGCGTCCTGCGCGGACCGGGCTGCTTCGACATGAAGGCCGGCGTCGTGATGGCCCTGCACGCCGCCGCGGCGCTGCCCGACCGGGACGGCCTCTCGATCCTCGTCACCGGCGACGAGGAGATCGGCTCGCCGCTGTCCCGGCCGCTGATCGAGGCCGAGGCCAAGACCTGCGACGCGGTGTTCGTGCTCGAAGCCTCGGCCGACGGCGGGG is a window from the Amycolatopsis sp. cg9 genome containing:
- a CDS encoding TetR/AcrR family transcriptional regulator, with translation MPRSDARRNYARILEVAEAEVAAHGAGASLEQIARTAGVGSATVRRHFPSRRALLEAVFHGQIDALAAQARELAGAPDPRTALLDWLTALTTYSATARGLATALVRESSAEDARTCSVTMTAAGDPLVRRAAEAGAVGPEVTIADLIALVTGIVLATENHRDPAGEAQRLLALAVRGISPDR
- a CDS encoding helix-turn-helix domain-containing protein; this translates as MPALPLLRQVLDAMAADETVLDELVRAARSESPGVARLPEAENRRHVQFLLSAALRATTNPGTADYTTAEKLGADRAEQGVPLTDLLRGVQAGRTLAARVAVERCRAAGLPDDLILETVLAAERYTGALERHIVKGYHAAELQLSRTVRDARTQLLRTLLLAGTPPTPEELRQAGLRPEGRYHCVVSDVSDPARARTLEQALLEFGGVYGLVEGRLTGLAARAPSVEPGADAALVVAPAVALPGLREVHGLCTAAARSAGPGRHDLTALAGGLALAAQPLLADLLTTSLLGSLDPANPFHRELAATALAYLDHGQRLRTTAEALHLHPNTVRYRLDRLAELTPLALPENSGGRVLDAVRSWWALHHWLGDASGQRPE
- a CDS encoding YncE family protein, translating into MRTSPTRRRSYLSRAAYALSAATLLATGAAVPATGAPAALREVMFVGNNWEGTADVIQSRGTFARIGRVNIIPDKDDRLREIYLNPIKLAFFLGIRNGPGEGHDQFVDDMYTTPDGGAVVASRPSFADVVSISLTTGRVNWRFPVSGFRADHMAVSPDGRRVAVSASTSNTVHVLDIGTGQQVGSFATGDKPHENVFTGGGRYLWNMSIGEVNTDLDDPGWDFTKGDRRITVVDAATFAQVKVIDMRQRLDAFGRRDLSDAVRPVAFTPDESKLYFQVSFFNGFLEYDVATDKITRLKELPKNPATSDDRTTFVNDSRHHGLSMSPAGDKLCVAGTMDDYATVVDRATLQQGTLVPAVKPYWATVSGDGTACVISEAGADQVTAIDFATGQKRVSVPVGDHPQRVRLGHVPEGWTGPAA
- a CDS encoding amidohydrolase family protein — its product is MRTLLRGGRVVDPGSGFDGVADVLLGDGEIEAVGAALEAPDATEIDVTGLVVGPGFVDLHSHVHSIAGQRLQAMDGVTTALDLEAGLMPVERAYAEAAAAGRPLHYGFSASWGAARAQVLAGIEPDADIGSSLAILGNPRWQRTSSREELAAWLSLLDTEIAKGALGIGVLMGYAPATDPGEFLAVAHLAAKAGVPTYTHVRELVEVDPAIPVDGSVEIAVAAGETGAAMHHCHVNSTSGHHVDRVLATLDNARREGSRVTVEAYPYGAGSTAVGAAFIEPDRLRLKGLRPSSVVILETGERVRDEARLREIRKADPGAPCLLEFLDENDPRDRGLLHQALAFPDAIVASDAMPVYWTDGRAESTEWPLPPGGTTHPRTAGTFAKTLRLMVRETGTWSWLEAFRRCSYLPSRLLDDVAPAARGKGHLAAGADADVVVLDPDRITDTATYTDPTRPSQGVRHLFVAGVRVIGEGELDPEALPGRPLRGEPK